The following are encoded in a window of Gasterosteus aculeatus chromosome 5, fGasAcu3.hap1.1, whole genome shotgun sequence genomic DNA:
- the brsk1a gene encoding serine/threonine-protein kinase BRSK2 isoform X6 — protein MSKELSLSQSAQYVGPYRLEKTLGKGQTGLVKLGVHCITGQKVAIKIVNREKLSESVLMKVEREIAILKLIEHPHVLKLHDVYENNKYLYLVLEHVSGGELFDYLVKKGRLTPKEARKFFRQIISALDFCHSHSICHRDLKPENLLLDEKNNIRIADFGMASLQVGDSLLETSCGSPHYACPEVIRGEKYDGRRADVWSCGVILFALLVGALPFDHDNLRQLLEKVKSGVFHMPHFIPPDCQSLLKGMIEVNPEKRLTLEAIQKHAWYLGGRNEPCPEQPPPRRVCVRQISSLTELDPDVLDSMHSLGCFRDRGKLTRDLQCEEENQEKMIYYLLLDRKERYPSYEDEDLPPRNDVADPPRKRVDSPMLTRHGRCRPERKSLEVLSVTEQGSPTPPRRALDTAAHSQRSRSVSGASTGLSSSPLSSPRVTPQGSPLPTPLGTPVHHPHHPSSTPPSSSSSSSSSRAEGGGGVGSLSLTPPSSPGGGSGMAASSSAHWRTRLNSFKNNLLGSPRFHRRKLQVPTSEDMSSLTPESSPELAKKSWFGNFIGLEKEEQIFVVIRDKPLSSVKADIVHAFLSIPSLSHSVLSQTSFRAEYKSSGGPSVFQKPVKFQVDIAFSEGERERDRERTEREGRRETGIYSVTFTLISGPSRRFRRVVETIQAQLLSSHDQPMVQALSDPFPDEKNGRPHGTPTRQNSRRSEGGGDRCEWGDRADGGGIGGSGGVLQRRGSAKERTRLLSSNGTQSQP, from the exons ATGAGTAAGGAACTGTCCCTAAGTCAGTCAGCTCAGTATGTTGGGCCCTACCGACTGGAGAAAACTCTGGGGAAGGGACAGACAG GCCTGGTCAAGCTCGGGGTCCATTGCATTACGGGTCAGAAGGTAGCGATCAAAATAGtcaacagagagaagctgtcTGAGTCGGTGCTGATGAAG GTTGAGAGGGAGATTGCCATTCTGAAACTGATTGAGCATCCGCATGTTTTGAAGCTGCATGATGTTTACGAGAATAACAAATACCT GTACCTGGTGTTGGAGCACGTGTCAGGAggagagttgtttgactacctggTGAAGAAGGGCCGCCTGACTCCCAAAGAGGCCAGGAAGTTCTTCAGGCAGATCATCTCCGCTTTGGATTTCTGCCACAGTCATTCCATCTG TCACAGAGACCTGAAGCCCGAGAACTtgctcctggatgaaaagaacaacATCCGTATCGCTGACTTCGGCATGGCCTCCCTGCAGGTGGGAGACAGTTTGTTAGAGACCAGCTGTGG aTCACCACATTATGCTTGTCCTGAAGTTATACGG GGCGAGAAATACGATGGGCGGAGAGCAGACGTGTGGAGCTGTGGGGTCATTCTTTTCGCTCTGCTGGTG GGAGCCCTGCCCTTCGACCACGACAACTTACGCCAGCTCCTGGAGAAGGTGAAGAGCGGGGTGTTCCACATGCCCCACTTCATCCCCCCGGACTGCCAGTCGCTGCTCAAGGGCATGATCGAGGTCAACCCCGAAAAGAGGCTCACG CTCGAGGCCATCCAGAAACACGCCTGGTATCT GGGTGGTCGTAATGAGCCGTGTCCAGAGCAGCCTCCTCCCaggcgagtgtgtgtgaggcaaaTCTCGTCCCTGACTGAGCTGGACCCAGATGTGTTGGACAGCATGCACTCGCTGGGCTGTTTCCGGGACCGAGGAAAGCTCACACGGGATTTGCAATGTGAAGA gGAAAACCAGGAGAAGATGATCTATTACCTGCTGCTGGACAGGAAAGAGCGCTACCCCAGCTATGAGGATGAGGATTTGCCTCCGCGCAATGACGTAG CAGATCCTCCTCGAAAGCGCGTGGACTCCCCGATGCTGACGCGCCACGGCCGCTGTCGCCCCGAGAGGAAAAGCCTGGAGGTGCTGAGTGTCACCGAACAGGGGTCTCCTACCCCGCCTCGCAGGGCTCTGGACACAGCCGCACACAGCCAGAG GTCCCGCTCGGTCAGTGGCGCATCGACCGGCCTCTCCTCCAGCCCTCTCAGCAGTCCCAGG GTCACCCCCCAGGGCTCTCCGTTGCCCACGCCCTTGGGCACCCCTGTCCACCACCCTCACCACCCTTCCTCcaccccgccctcctcctcctcgtcctcgtcctcctcgcgggcggagggagggggaggcgtgGGCTCGCTGTCCCTGACCCCGCCCTCCAGCCCCGGAGGGGGAAGCGGCATGGCGGCCAGCAGCTCCGCCCACTGGAGGACTCGCCTCAATTCTTTCAAGAACAACCTGCTGGGTTCGCCCCGCTTCCACCGCCGCAAACTGCAAG TTCCTACGTCAGAAGACATGTCCAGTCTAACGCCAGAATCCAGCCCCGA GCTGGCTAAGAAGTCGTGGTTCGGGAACTTCATCGgcttggagaaggaggagcagatctTCGTGGTGATCAGAGACAAACCTCTGAGTTCCGTCAAAGCCGACATTGTCCACGCATTCCTGTCC ATCCCGTCGCTCAGCCACAGCGTTCTCTCGCAGACCAGCTTTCGGGCCGAGTACAAGTCCTCCGGCGGCCCTTCCGTCTTCCAGAAGCCCGTCAAGTTCCAGGTGGACATCGCTTTCTCCGAAGGCGAGAGGGAGCGAGACCGGGAGAGGaccgagagggagggaaggagggagacgggAATCTACAGCGTGACCTTCACCCTCATTTCAG GTCCGAGCCGCAGGTTCAGACGAGTGGTGGAAACCATTCAGGCCCAGCTTCTCAGCTCCCATGATCAGCCCATGGTGCAAGCGCTAT CTGACCCCTTCCCAGACGAGAAGAACGGCCGGCCCCACGGAACCCCCACCCGCCAAAACTCCAGGCGCTCCGAGGGTGGGGGCGACAGATGCGAGTGGGGCGACCGGGCGGACGGCGGAGGCATCGGCGGCAGCGGAGGGGTTCTGCAGCGCAGAGGCTCGGCGAAGGAGAGGACCCGTCTGCTGTCCTCCAATGGAACCCAATCCCAACCGTAG
- the brsk1a gene encoding serine/threonine-protein kinase BRSK2 isoform X1 has translation MSKELSLSQSAQYVGPYRLEKTLGKGQTGLVKLGVHCITGQKVAIKIVNREKLSESVLMKVEREIAILKLIEHPHVLKLHDVYENNKYLYLVLEHVSGGELFDYLVKKGRLTPKEARKFFRQIISALDFCHSHSICHRDLKPENLLLDEKNNIRIADFGMASLQVGDSLLETSCGSPHYACPEVIRGEKYDGRRADVWSCGVILFALLVGALPFDHDNLRQLLEKVKSGVFHMPHFIPPDCQSLLKGMIEVNPEKRLTLEAIQKHAWYLGGRNEPCPEQPPPRRVCVRQISSLTELDPDVLDSMHSLGCFRDRGKLTRDLQCEEENQEKMIYYLLLDRKERYPSYEDEDLPPRNDVADPPRKRVDSPMLTRHGRCRPERKSLEVLSVTEQGSPTPPRRALDTAAHSQRSRSVSGASTGLSSSPLSSPRSYQSPVFTFSQSDVSSATASHLTKEPKQGNATTPRPARAHDKPKALPNPKTQTLPAKGPADRPHLQPIKSLPLHNPSSRSPSPSPLLSPIPRFFFPSSSVLKSLTKSFYPNCAHSVPQVTPQGSPLPTPLGTPVHHPHHPSSTPPSSSSSSSSSRAEGGGGVGSLSLTPPSSPGGGSGMAASSSAHWRTRLNSFKNNLLGSPRFHRRKLQVPTSEDMSSLTPESSPELAKKSWFGNFIGLEKEEQIFVVIRDKPLSSVKADIVHAFLSIPSLSHSVLSQTSFRAEYKSSGGPSVFQKPVKFQVDIAFSEGERERDRERTEREGRRETGIYSVTFTLISGPSRRFRRVVETIQAQLLSSHDQPMVQALSDPFPDEKNGRPHGTPTRQNSRRSEGGGDRCEWGDRADGGGIGGSGGVLQRRGSAKERTRLLSSNGTQSQP, from the exons ATGAGTAAGGAACTGTCCCTAAGTCAGTCAGCTCAGTATGTTGGGCCCTACCGACTGGAGAAAACTCTGGGGAAGGGACAGACAG GCCTGGTCAAGCTCGGGGTCCATTGCATTACGGGTCAGAAGGTAGCGATCAAAATAGtcaacagagagaagctgtcTGAGTCGGTGCTGATGAAG GTTGAGAGGGAGATTGCCATTCTGAAACTGATTGAGCATCCGCATGTTTTGAAGCTGCATGATGTTTACGAGAATAACAAATACCT GTACCTGGTGTTGGAGCACGTGTCAGGAggagagttgtttgactacctggTGAAGAAGGGCCGCCTGACTCCCAAAGAGGCCAGGAAGTTCTTCAGGCAGATCATCTCCGCTTTGGATTTCTGCCACAGTCATTCCATCTG TCACAGAGACCTGAAGCCCGAGAACTtgctcctggatgaaaagaacaacATCCGTATCGCTGACTTCGGCATGGCCTCCCTGCAGGTGGGAGACAGTTTGTTAGAGACCAGCTGTGG aTCACCACATTATGCTTGTCCTGAAGTTATACGG GGCGAGAAATACGATGGGCGGAGAGCAGACGTGTGGAGCTGTGGGGTCATTCTTTTCGCTCTGCTGGTG GGAGCCCTGCCCTTCGACCACGACAACTTACGCCAGCTCCTGGAGAAGGTGAAGAGCGGGGTGTTCCACATGCCCCACTTCATCCCCCCGGACTGCCAGTCGCTGCTCAAGGGCATGATCGAGGTCAACCCCGAAAAGAGGCTCACG CTCGAGGCCATCCAGAAACACGCCTGGTATCT GGGTGGTCGTAATGAGCCGTGTCCAGAGCAGCCTCCTCCCaggcgagtgtgtgtgaggcaaaTCTCGTCCCTGACTGAGCTGGACCCAGATGTGTTGGACAGCATGCACTCGCTGGGCTGTTTCCGGGACCGAGGAAAGCTCACACGGGATTTGCAATGTGAAGA gGAAAACCAGGAGAAGATGATCTATTACCTGCTGCTGGACAGGAAAGAGCGCTACCCCAGCTATGAGGATGAGGATTTGCCTCCGCGCAATGACGTAG CAGATCCTCCTCGAAAGCGCGTGGACTCCCCGATGCTGACGCGCCACGGCCGCTGTCGCCCCGAGAGGAAAAGCCTGGAGGTGCTGAGTGTCACCGAACAGGGGTCTCCTACCCCGCCTCGCAGGGCTCTGGACACAGCCGCACACAGCCAGAG GTCCCGCTCGGTCAGTGGCGCATCGACCGGCCTCTCCTCCAGCCCTCTCAGCAGTCCCAGG TCCTATCAAAGCCCCGTCTTCActttcagccaatcagacgTCTCCTCTGCCACCGCCTCCCACCTCACAAAGGAGCCCAAACAGGGAAACGCCACCACACCGCGCCCAGCGCGGGCTCACGACAAGCCCAAAGCTCTCCCCAACCCAAAGACCCAGACCCTGCCCGCCAAGGGGCCGGCAGACCGaccccacctgcagcccatcaaGTCCTTGCCTCTGCACAACCCATCCtcccgctccccctccccctctccgctGCTGTCACCCATCCCGCGTTTCTTCTTCCCCTCGTCCTCTGTCCTAAAGTCCCTGACTAAGAGCTTCTACCCAAACTGTGCCCACTCTGTGCCGCAGGTCACCCCCCAGGGCTCTCCGTTGCCCACGCCCTTGGGCACCCCTGTCCACCACCCTCACCACCCTTCCTCcaccccgccctcctcctcctcgtcctcgtcctcctcgcgggcggagggagggggaggcgtgGGCTCGCTGTCCCTGACCCCGCCCTCCAGCCCCGGAGGGGGAAGCGGCATGGCGGCCAGCAGCTCCGCCCACTGGAGGACTCGCCTCAATTCTTTCAAGAACAACCTGCTGGGTTCGCCCCGCTTCCACCGCCGCAAACTGCAAG TTCCTACGTCAGAAGACATGTCCAGTCTAACGCCAGAATCCAGCCCCGA GCTGGCTAAGAAGTCGTGGTTCGGGAACTTCATCGgcttggagaaggaggagcagatctTCGTGGTGATCAGAGACAAACCTCTGAGTTCCGTCAAAGCCGACATTGTCCACGCATTCCTGTCC ATCCCGTCGCTCAGCCACAGCGTTCTCTCGCAGACCAGCTTTCGGGCCGAGTACAAGTCCTCCGGCGGCCCTTCCGTCTTCCAGAAGCCCGTCAAGTTCCAGGTGGACATCGCTTTCTCCGAAGGCGAGAGGGAGCGAGACCGGGAGAGGaccgagagggagggaaggagggagacgggAATCTACAGCGTGACCTTCACCCTCATTTCAG GTCCGAGCCGCAGGTTCAGACGAGTGGTGGAAACCATTCAGGCCCAGCTTCTCAGCTCCCATGATCAGCCCATGGTGCAAGCGCTAT CTGACCCCTTCCCAGACGAGAAGAACGGCCGGCCCCACGGAACCCCCACCCGCCAAAACTCCAGGCGCTCCGAGGGTGGGGGCGACAGATGCGAGTGGGGCGACCGGGCGGACGGCGGAGGCATCGGCGGCAGCGGAGGGGTTCTGCAGCGCAGAGGCTCGGCGAAGGAGAGGACCCGTCTGCTGTCCTCCAATGGAACCCAATCCCAACCGTAG
- the brsk1a gene encoding serine/threonine-protein kinase BRSK2 isoform X5: MSKELSLSQSAQYVGPYRLEKTLGKGQTGLVKLGVHCITGQKVAIKIVNREKLSESVLMKVEREIAILKLIEHPHVLKLHDVYENNKYLYLVLEHVSGGELFDYLVKKGRLTPKEARKFFRQIISALDFCHSHSICHRDLKPENLLLDEKNNIRIADFGMASLQVGDSLLETSCGSPHYACPEVIRGEKYDGRRADVWSCGVILFALLVGALPFDHDNLRQLLEKVKSGVFHMPHFIPPDCQSLLKGMIEVNPEKRLTLEAIQKHAWYLGGRNEPCPEQPPPRRVCVRQISSLTELDPDVLDSMHSLGCFRDRGKLTRDLQCEEENQEKMIYYLLLDRKERYPSYEDEDLPPRNDVADPPRKRVDSPMLTRHGRCRPERKSLEVLSVTEQGSPTPPRRALDTAAHSQRSRSVSGASTGLSSSPLSSPRSYQSPVFTFSQSDVSSATASHLTKEPKQGNATTPRPARAHDKPKALPNPKTQTLPAKGPADRPHLQPIKSLPLHNPSSRSPSPSPLLSPIPRFFFPSSSVLKSLTKSFYPNCAHSVPQVTPQGSPLPTPLGTPVHHPHHPSSTPPSSSSSSSSSRAEGGGGVGSLSLTPPSSPGGGSGMAASSSAHWRTRLNSFKNNLLGSPRFHRRKLQVPTSEDMSSLTPESSPELAKKSWFGNFIGLEKEEQIFVVIRDKPLSSVKADIVHAFLSSVGLSASSLSPYQTDPVAQPQRSLADQLSGRVQVLRRPFRLPEARQVPGGHRFLRRREGARPGEDREGGKEGDGNLQRDLHPHFRSEPQVQTSGGNHSGPASQLP, from the exons ATGAGTAAGGAACTGTCCCTAAGTCAGTCAGCTCAGTATGTTGGGCCCTACCGACTGGAGAAAACTCTGGGGAAGGGACAGACAG GCCTGGTCAAGCTCGGGGTCCATTGCATTACGGGTCAGAAGGTAGCGATCAAAATAGtcaacagagagaagctgtcTGAGTCGGTGCTGATGAAG GTTGAGAGGGAGATTGCCATTCTGAAACTGATTGAGCATCCGCATGTTTTGAAGCTGCATGATGTTTACGAGAATAACAAATACCT GTACCTGGTGTTGGAGCACGTGTCAGGAggagagttgtttgactacctggTGAAGAAGGGCCGCCTGACTCCCAAAGAGGCCAGGAAGTTCTTCAGGCAGATCATCTCCGCTTTGGATTTCTGCCACAGTCATTCCATCTG TCACAGAGACCTGAAGCCCGAGAACTtgctcctggatgaaaagaacaacATCCGTATCGCTGACTTCGGCATGGCCTCCCTGCAGGTGGGAGACAGTTTGTTAGAGACCAGCTGTGG aTCACCACATTATGCTTGTCCTGAAGTTATACGG GGCGAGAAATACGATGGGCGGAGAGCAGACGTGTGGAGCTGTGGGGTCATTCTTTTCGCTCTGCTGGTG GGAGCCCTGCCCTTCGACCACGACAACTTACGCCAGCTCCTGGAGAAGGTGAAGAGCGGGGTGTTCCACATGCCCCACTTCATCCCCCCGGACTGCCAGTCGCTGCTCAAGGGCATGATCGAGGTCAACCCCGAAAAGAGGCTCACG CTCGAGGCCATCCAGAAACACGCCTGGTATCT GGGTGGTCGTAATGAGCCGTGTCCAGAGCAGCCTCCTCCCaggcgagtgtgtgtgaggcaaaTCTCGTCCCTGACTGAGCTGGACCCAGATGTGTTGGACAGCATGCACTCGCTGGGCTGTTTCCGGGACCGAGGAAAGCTCACACGGGATTTGCAATGTGAAGA gGAAAACCAGGAGAAGATGATCTATTACCTGCTGCTGGACAGGAAAGAGCGCTACCCCAGCTATGAGGATGAGGATTTGCCTCCGCGCAATGACGTAG CAGATCCTCCTCGAAAGCGCGTGGACTCCCCGATGCTGACGCGCCACGGCCGCTGTCGCCCCGAGAGGAAAAGCCTGGAGGTGCTGAGTGTCACCGAACAGGGGTCTCCTACCCCGCCTCGCAGGGCTCTGGACACAGCCGCACACAGCCAGAG GTCCCGCTCGGTCAGTGGCGCATCGACCGGCCTCTCCTCCAGCCCTCTCAGCAGTCCCAGG TCCTATCAAAGCCCCGTCTTCActttcagccaatcagacgTCTCCTCTGCCACCGCCTCCCACCTCACAAAGGAGCCCAAACAGGGAAACGCCACCACACCGCGCCCAGCGCGGGCTCACGACAAGCCCAAAGCTCTCCCCAACCCAAAGACCCAGACCCTGCCCGCCAAGGGGCCGGCAGACCGaccccacctgcagcccatcaaGTCCTTGCCTCTGCACAACCCATCCtcccgctccccctccccctctccgctGCTGTCACCCATCCCGCGTTTCTTCTTCCCCTCGTCCTCTGTCCTAAAGTCCCTGACTAAGAGCTTCTACCCAAACTGTGCCCACTCTGTGCCGCAGGTCACCCCCCAGGGCTCTCCGTTGCCCACGCCCTTGGGCACCCCTGTCCACCACCCTCACCACCCTTCCTCcaccccgccctcctcctcctcgtcctcgtcctcctcgcgggcggagggagggggaggcgtgGGCTCGCTGTCCCTGACCCCGCCCTCCAGCCCCGGAGGGGGAAGCGGCATGGCGGCCAGCAGCTCCGCCCACTGGAGGACTCGCCTCAATTCTTTCAAGAACAACCTGCTGGGTTCGCCCCGCTTCCACCGCCGCAAACTGCAAG TTCCTACGTCAGAAGACATGTCCAGTCTAACGCCAGAATCCAGCCCCGA GCTGGCTAAGAAGTCGTGGTTCGGGAACTTCATCGgcttggagaaggaggagcagatctTCGTGGTGATCAGAGACAAACCTCTGAGTTCCGTCAAAGCCGACATTGTCCACGCATTCCTGTCC TCTGTCGgtctctctgcttcttctctATCGCCCTACCAAACAGATCCCGTCGCTCAGCCACAGCGTTCTCTCGCAGACCAGCTTTCGGGCCGAGTACAAGTCCTCCGGCGGCCCTTCCGTCTTCCAGAAGCCCGTCAAGTTCCAGGTGGACATCGCTTTCTCCGAAGGCGAGAGGGAGCGAGACCGGGAGAGGaccgagagggagggaaggagggagacgggAATCTACAGCGTGACCTTCACCCTCATTTCAG GTCCGAGCCGCAGGTTCAGACGAGTGGTGGAAACCATTCAGGCCCAGCTTCTCAGCTCCCATGA
- the brsk1a gene encoding serine/threonine-protein kinase BRSK2 isoform X3 yields the protein MSKELSLSQSAQYVGPYRLEKTLGKGQTGLVKLGVHCITGQKVAIKIVNREKLSESVLMKVEREIAILKLIEHPHVLKLHDVYENNKYLYLVLEHVSGGELFDYLVKKGRLTPKEARKFFRQIISALDFCHSHSICHRDLKPENLLLDEKNNIRIADFGMASLQVGDSLLETSCGSPHYACPEVIRGEKYDGRRADVWSCGVILFALLVGALPFDHDNLRQLLEKVKSGVFHMPHFIPPDCQSLLKGMIEVNPEKRLTLEAIQKHAWYLGGRNEPCPEQPPPRRVCVRQISSLTELDPDVLDSMHSLGCFRDRGKLTRDLQCEEENQEKMIYYLLLDRKERYPSYEDEDLPPRNDVADPPRKRVDSPMLTRHGRCRPERKSLEVLSVTEQGSPTPPRRALDTAAHSQRSRSVSGASTGLSSSPLSSPRSYQSPVFTFSQSDVSSATASHLTKEPKQGNATTPRPARAHDKPKALPNPKTQTLPAKGPADRPHLQPIKSLPLHNPSSRSPSPSPLLSPIPRFFFPSSSVLKSLTKSFYPNCAHSVPQVTPQGSPLPTPLGTPVHHPHHPSSTPPSSSSSSSSSRAEGGGGVGSLSLTPPSSPGGGSGMAASSSAHWRTRLNSFKNNLLGSPRFHRRKLQVPTSEDMSSLTPESSPELAKKSWFGNFIGLEKEEQIFVVIRDKPLSSVKADIVHAFLSIPSLSHSVLSQTSFRAEYKSSGGPSVFQKPVKFQVDIAFSEGERERDRERTEREGRRETGIYSVTFTLISGPSRRFRRVVETIQAQLLSSHDQPMVQALSDEKNGRPHGTPTRQNSRRSEGGGDRCEWGDRADGGGIGGSGGVLQRRGSAKERTRLLSSNGTQSQP from the exons ATGAGTAAGGAACTGTCCCTAAGTCAGTCAGCTCAGTATGTTGGGCCCTACCGACTGGAGAAAACTCTGGGGAAGGGACAGACAG GCCTGGTCAAGCTCGGGGTCCATTGCATTACGGGTCAGAAGGTAGCGATCAAAATAGtcaacagagagaagctgtcTGAGTCGGTGCTGATGAAG GTTGAGAGGGAGATTGCCATTCTGAAACTGATTGAGCATCCGCATGTTTTGAAGCTGCATGATGTTTACGAGAATAACAAATACCT GTACCTGGTGTTGGAGCACGTGTCAGGAggagagttgtttgactacctggTGAAGAAGGGCCGCCTGACTCCCAAAGAGGCCAGGAAGTTCTTCAGGCAGATCATCTCCGCTTTGGATTTCTGCCACAGTCATTCCATCTG TCACAGAGACCTGAAGCCCGAGAACTtgctcctggatgaaaagaacaacATCCGTATCGCTGACTTCGGCATGGCCTCCCTGCAGGTGGGAGACAGTTTGTTAGAGACCAGCTGTGG aTCACCACATTATGCTTGTCCTGAAGTTATACGG GGCGAGAAATACGATGGGCGGAGAGCAGACGTGTGGAGCTGTGGGGTCATTCTTTTCGCTCTGCTGGTG GGAGCCCTGCCCTTCGACCACGACAACTTACGCCAGCTCCTGGAGAAGGTGAAGAGCGGGGTGTTCCACATGCCCCACTTCATCCCCCCGGACTGCCAGTCGCTGCTCAAGGGCATGATCGAGGTCAACCCCGAAAAGAGGCTCACG CTCGAGGCCATCCAGAAACACGCCTGGTATCT GGGTGGTCGTAATGAGCCGTGTCCAGAGCAGCCTCCTCCCaggcgagtgtgtgtgaggcaaaTCTCGTCCCTGACTGAGCTGGACCCAGATGTGTTGGACAGCATGCACTCGCTGGGCTGTTTCCGGGACCGAGGAAAGCTCACACGGGATTTGCAATGTGAAGA gGAAAACCAGGAGAAGATGATCTATTACCTGCTGCTGGACAGGAAAGAGCGCTACCCCAGCTATGAGGATGAGGATTTGCCTCCGCGCAATGACGTAG CAGATCCTCCTCGAAAGCGCGTGGACTCCCCGATGCTGACGCGCCACGGCCGCTGTCGCCCCGAGAGGAAAAGCCTGGAGGTGCTGAGTGTCACCGAACAGGGGTCTCCTACCCCGCCTCGCAGGGCTCTGGACACAGCCGCACACAGCCAGAG GTCCCGCTCGGTCAGTGGCGCATCGACCGGCCTCTCCTCCAGCCCTCTCAGCAGTCCCAGG TCCTATCAAAGCCCCGTCTTCActttcagccaatcagacgTCTCCTCTGCCACCGCCTCCCACCTCACAAAGGAGCCCAAACAGGGAAACGCCACCACACCGCGCCCAGCGCGGGCTCACGACAAGCCCAAAGCTCTCCCCAACCCAAAGACCCAGACCCTGCCCGCCAAGGGGCCGGCAGACCGaccccacctgcagcccatcaaGTCCTTGCCTCTGCACAACCCATCCtcccgctccccctccccctctccgctGCTGTCACCCATCCCGCGTTTCTTCTTCCCCTCGTCCTCTGTCCTAAAGTCCCTGACTAAGAGCTTCTACCCAAACTGTGCCCACTCTGTGCCGCAGGTCACCCCCCAGGGCTCTCCGTTGCCCACGCCCTTGGGCACCCCTGTCCACCACCCTCACCACCCTTCCTCcaccccgccctcctcctcctcgtcctcgtcctcctcgcgggcggagggagggggaggcgtgGGCTCGCTGTCCCTGACCCCGCCCTCCAGCCCCGGAGGGGGAAGCGGCATGGCGGCCAGCAGCTCCGCCCACTGGAGGACTCGCCTCAATTCTTTCAAGAACAACCTGCTGGGTTCGCCCCGCTTCCACCGCCGCAAACTGCAAG TTCCTACGTCAGAAGACATGTCCAGTCTAACGCCAGAATCCAGCCCCGA GCTGGCTAAGAAGTCGTGGTTCGGGAACTTCATCGgcttggagaaggaggagcagatctTCGTGGTGATCAGAGACAAACCTCTGAGTTCCGTCAAAGCCGACATTGTCCACGCATTCCTGTCC ATCCCGTCGCTCAGCCACAGCGTTCTCTCGCAGACCAGCTTTCGGGCCGAGTACAAGTCCTCCGGCGGCCCTTCCGTCTTCCAGAAGCCCGTCAAGTTCCAGGTGGACATCGCTTTCTCCGAAGGCGAGAGGGAGCGAGACCGGGAGAGGaccgagagggagggaaggagggagacgggAATCTACAGCGTGACCTTCACCCTCATTTCAG GTCCGAGCCGCAGGTTCAGACGAGTGGTGGAAACCATTCAGGCCCAGCTTCTCAGCTCCCATGATCAGCCCATGGTGCAAGCGCTATCTG ACGAGAAGAACGGCCGGCCCCACGGAACCCCCACCCGCCAAAACTCCAGGCGCTCCGAGGGTGGGGGCGACAGATGCGAGTGGGGCGACCGGGCGGACGGCGGAGGCATCGGCGGCAGCGGAGGGGTTCTGCAGCGCAGAGGCTCGGCGAAGGAGAGGACCCGTCTGCTGTCCTCCAATGGAACCCAATCCCAACCGTAG